A region of Mustela nigripes isolate SB6536 chromosome 18, MUSNIG.SB6536, whole genome shotgun sequence DNA encodes the following proteins:
- the CDKN2AIP gene encoding CDKN2A-interacting protein isoform X1 produces the protein MAQEVSEYLSQNPRVAAWVEALRCDGETDKHWRHRREFLLRNAGDLAPTGGAAAANAEEAADAESGSRNRQLQQLVSFSMAWANHVFLGCRYPQKVMDKILSMAEGIKVTDAPIHTTRDELVAKVKKRGISSSNEGVEEPAKKRIIEGKNSSAVEQDHAKISAKTERALAQPENSSACAGASAKSESGGNSRRSSGTSSQNSSTGDGDRSLSSQSSCSISSQVTAAGSGKASESEAPEKHSSASIVSSLLKSSVNSHVTPSADSRQQSGSPKKSALEGSSVSSSQSISEIEVPLLGSSGSLEGELPLLSSKPSSETASGGLTSKTSSEASVSASLSKNSSSSGTSLLVPKSSTSTSTSMLTSKSTSQVAASLLASKSSPQTSGSLVSKSTSLASVSQLASKSSSQTSTSQLPSKSTSQSSESSVKFSCCKLTNEDVKQKQPFFNRLYKTVAWKLVAVGGFSPNVNHGELLNAAIEALKATLDVFFVPLKELADLPQNKSSQESIVCELRCKSVYLGTGCGKSKENAKAVASREALKLFLKKKVVVKICKRKYRGSEIEDLVLLDEESRPVNLPPALKHPQELL, from the exons ATGGCGCAGGAGGTGTCGGAGTACCTGAGCCAGAACCCGCGGGTGGCCGCCTGGGTGGAGGCGCTGCGCTGCGACGGCGAGACTGACAAACACTGGCGCCACCGCCGCGAGTTTCTGCTCCGCAACGCCGGGGACCTGGCCCCGACGGGCGGCGCGGCGGCCGCCAACGCGGAGGAGGCTGCGGACGCCGAGAGCGGGAGCCGCAATCGGCAGCTGCAGCAGCTCGTCTCCTTCTCCATGGCCTGGGCGAACCACGTCTTCCTCGGGTGCCG gtaCCCACAAAAAGTTATGGATAAAATACTTAGTATGGCTGAAGGCATCAAAGTGACAGATGCTCCAATCCATACAACAAGAGACGAACTGGTTGCCAAGGTGAAGAAAAGAGGGATATCGAGTAGCAATG AAGGGGTAGAAGAGCCTGCGAAAAAACGAATCATCGAAGGAAAAAACAGTTCTGCAGTTGAGCAAGATCACGCAAAAATTTCTGCCAAAACAGAACGTGCGTTGGCTCAGCCAGAGAACAGCTCTGCGTGCGCAGGGGCATCTGCGAAGTCGGAGAGTGGTGGGAACTCCAGGCGCAGCTCTGGCACCTCGAGTCAGAATAGCTCTACAGGTGATGGAGATCGGTCTCTTTCTAGCCAAAGTAGCTGCAGCATTTCCTCTCAGGTAACAGCGGCAGGGTCTGGAAAAGCTTCTGAATCAGAAGCTCCAGAGAAACACAGTTCAGCATCCATTGTTTCTTCGTTGTTGAAATCCAGTGTGAATAGTCATGTGACCCCGTCTGCTGATTCCAGACAACAAAGCGGATCACCTAAAAAGAGTGCTTTGGAAGGCTCTTCGGTCTCCTCTTCTCAAAGCATCTCAGAGATTGAGGTGCCTCTGTTGGGCTCCTCCGGAAGCTTAGAAGGAGAGTTGCCACTGTTGTCTTCTAAACCTAGTTCAGAGACAGCTTCAGGTGGGTTAACTTCCAAAACTAGTTCAGAGGCCAGTGTTTCAGcatctctttctaaaaatagttCCTCATCAGGCACATCCTTACTAGTTCCCAAGAGCAGCACATCGACAAGTACCTCGATGCTGACTTCCAAAAGCACTTCGCAGGTAGCTGCCTCACTGTTAGCGTCCAAGAGCAGCCCCCAGACCAGCGGATCTCTAGTTTCCAAAAGCACTTCCTTAGCCAGCGTGTCCCAACTGGCTTCGAAGAGTAGTTCTCAGACTAGCACCTCACAGTTGCCTTCTAAAAGTACGTCACAGTCAAGTGAGAGCTCTGTTAAATTCTCCTGTTGCAAATTAACCAATGAAGATGTGAAGCAGAAACAACCTTTTTTCAACAGACTGTATAAGACAGTGGCCTGGAAGTTGGTAGCTGTTGGTGGCTTTAGTCCCAATGTGAATCATGGAGAGCTCCTAAACGCAGCTATCGAAGCTCTAAAGGCAACGCTGGATGTGTTTTTTGTTCCACTAAAAGAACTAGCAGATCTGCCTCAAAATAAAAGCTCCCAAGAAAGTATTGTTTGTGAATTGCGATGCAAGTCTGTGTATTTGGGCACTGGCtgtggaaaaagcaaagaaaatgcaaaagctGTTGCATCAAGAGAAGCACTAAAGTTATTTCTCAAGAAGAAGGTAGTGGTAAAGATATGTAAAAGGAAATACAGAGGCAGTGAGATAGAAGATCTGGTACTCCTTGATGAAGAATCAAGGCCTGTAAACTTACCGCCAGCATTAAAACATCCCCAAGAGTTATTATAA
- the CDKN2AIP gene encoding CDKN2A-interacting protein isoform X2 — protein sequence MAQEVSEYLSQNPRVAAWVEALRCDGETDKHWRHRREFLLRNAGDLAPTGGAAAANAEEAADAESGSRNRQLQQLVSFSMAWANHVFLGCRYPQKVMDKILSMAEGIKVTDAPIHTTRDELVAKKG from the exons ATGGCGCAGGAGGTGTCGGAGTACCTGAGCCAGAACCCGCGGGTGGCCGCCTGGGTGGAGGCGCTGCGCTGCGACGGCGAGACTGACAAACACTGGCGCCACCGCCGCGAGTTTCTGCTCCGCAACGCCGGGGACCTGGCCCCGACGGGCGGCGCGGCGGCCGCCAACGCGGAGGAGGCTGCGGACGCCGAGAGCGGGAGCCGCAATCGGCAGCTGCAGCAGCTCGTCTCCTTCTCCATGGCCTGGGCGAACCACGTCTTCCTCGGGTGCCG gtaCCCACAAAAAGTTATGGATAAAATACTTAGTATGGCTGAAGGCATCAAAGTGACAGATGCTCCAATCCATACAACAAGAGACGAACTGGTTGCCAAG AAGGGGTAG